The Caldicellulosiruptoraceae bacterium PP1 nucleotide sequence AATTTTTTTGTTAAACTTATTGTTAATATCAATTTGAATAAATATTTTTAATACGAAGTATATAATAATACAAGAAATAAAAATATAAATAAAGCTATTTCCATTAAACCTTGTAAAGAAATAAAAAACCTCTTGCCCTGTTGAAAAGCCAGCACCTACAATACTGCCCAAAATAATTGATGTAATTGCAAGAATATCCATTTTGATATTATAAAATTTTCTCAATAATAATCTTATTTTAACAATACCTAATATATTCAAAAAACCATTATGGAGGATAATAAATGATTGAAACAATAAAAAGTTTTTTTGTTGCTATCGCAGAATATCTATCTCAATTTGGACATTTAGGTATATTTATTGGAATGACTTTAGAAAGTGCTTGTATCCCAATTCCAAGTGAGGTTATTTTACCTCTTGGCGGTTATATGGTATATAAAGGAATTGGCAGCATTTTTTCAATGAGTTTAGTTGCTACTTTAGGTTGTTATGCTGGTTCTGTTTTAGCATATGTTGTTGGGTACTATGGTGGGAGACCGTTTATTTTGAAATATGGGAAGTACTTTTTTATATCAAAACATGACTTTGAAAAGGCAGAAAAATTCTTTAATAAAAGAGGAGAAATTACTATTTTCTTAAGTAGATTACTGCCTGTAATAAGAACATTTATATCACTACCTGCTGGTATTGCAAGAATGAATTTTGCTAAGTTTTCTTTTTATACTATTATTGGCTCTTTCCCTTGGTCCTTATTTTTTGTATATTTAGGTAAAAAACTTGGTGATAATTGGAAAAGTATTGGTGAACACCTAAAAGCATTTGATAATATTATAATTGTTGCTGTATTACTAGCTATAATAATTTTTATATCTTTTAAAATTTCCTCAAAATTTAAAAAAAGTGTTTAAAATATTGTATAATTATTTATTAAGTTGTATAATTATGTACAAATAATTATATGATGAGGTTATGAGGATGAATTTAGAAAGTATTATTAATTTAGATGAACAATATTATATGAATGTATTTGGGAAAAGAATACCTATTGTTTTCGAAAAAGGTAAAGGTTGTTATTTATATGATAGCAACAACAAAAAATACTTAGATTTTATATCTGGAATTGCAGTAAATTCATTAGGACACTGCCATAAAAGATTGACAGAAGCAATTATTGACCAAGCTAATAAGTTAATTCATACTTCAAGCTTATACTATATAAAAAATCAAGCCTTACTTGCACAAAAACTTTGTAATAAAAGTATTTTCGATAAGGCATTTTTCTGCAATTCAGGTGCTGAAGCTGTAGAGGGTGCCATTAAATTAATACGAAAGTATTTTTATTCTAAAGGCCAGAATAGATATGAAATTATTACTTTAAAAAATGCTTTCCATGGAAGGACTTTAGCTACAGTTACAGCAACAGGAAAAGATAAATATAAAAAGCCTTATGAACCTTTACCACGAGGATTTAAAAATATTGAAAAAGATATAGAAATAATTAAAAATTCAATAAATGAAAATACAGCTGCTATAATGATTGAACTTGTACAGGGTGAAGGCGGAGTAAATGTTCTTGATAAGAGCTTTGTAAAAGATATCGAAAATATCTGTAGAGAAAATAATATTCTTTTTGTAATAGATGAGGTTCAAACAGGAATTGGTAGATGTGGCTCACTTTTTGCTTATGAGCTTTATGATATTAGCCCTGATATTATAACACTTGCAAAAGGTTTAGGCGGCGGTATACCTATTGGTGCAGTCCTTTGTAAAGAAGATGTTGCAGCATTTGAACCAGGGGACCATGGTTCAACATTTGGTGGCAATCCTTTTGCAACTCGAATTGCCTTAGAGGTATTAAATGTAATTGAAGAAGAAGACCTTTTAACAAATGTAAATAATATAGGAAAGCTTTTTTTAGAAGGACTTAAAGATATAAAAAATAAAATAACTTCAATTGTTGATGTAAGGGGTCTTGGTCTATTAATTGGTGTTGAATTTAAATCTAATGTAAAAGAGCTTAACTTATTGTTAGCTCAAAACGGACTTCTTGCTAGTATGAGTGGTGAAGGAAATGTTATTAGATTTGCACCACCATTAATTGTTAATGAAGAGGCTATAAATGAAGCGTTAAATATTTTCGAAAATGTGGTGAGACACTATGAAAACGTGGGAGGATTTAATAAATAGTTGTAATTCTTGCACTAAATGTTCAATACATTCTTCAAGAACTAATGTTGTTATTGGTGATGGTAATATTAATGCAAAGCTTATGTTTATCGGTGAAGCACCAGGCGAAGATGAAGATAAAATGGGTAAGCCCTTTGTTGGAAAGGCTGGTAAACTACTTGAACTTGCTTTAGATAGCCTTGAGCTAAATAGAGAAAGAGATTTTTATATTTGTAACATTATTAAATGTAGACCACCAAATAATAGAGTACCAACAGAAAATGAGGCTCAAAATTGTTTGCCATTTTTAAGAGCACAGGTTTCATTGATAAAACCAAAGATTATAGTTTGCCTTGGAGCCACCGCTATGAAATATATATTAGGAAAAGATTTAAAGATAACCCAAGATAGAGGTCGTTGGTTTAAAAAAGGGGATTTTGATATAATAGCTACATATCACCCCGCAGCACTACTAAGAGACCCAAATAAAAAAGAGGATTTTTATAAGGATTTGAAGAGTGTTGTGAATTTATATAAACAAATAAAAGAAGACTAAGGTTTTTGCCTTAGTCTTCTTTCTTTTATACTTTAATTATCTAAGTATCATTTTCTTAACTGGTATATTTAATATTATGTTACTTGGTATTTGGTATTGTAGCCCGCTATATGAACCGTAATTATAGATTATACCGTCACCAGCATTCAATTTTACAATAAGGTTTTCTTTATCTTTGGCATCAGTTTTTATTTTTAAAGTAAATTTAACAGTTGATGTTCCACTCGGTAAATTAGATATAATTAGGTCAAATGAATTTGCTGTTTTATTAGCAAAAGATATATTACTATTTGTTGTTGTCACATAAATTACTCCATTTTCTTTATAAAAATATGAATTTGTAGTATTTACAACATCAATAGGAATAATAACTTGTGTTAAATTAGCAATTGCATTTATTGTTAAAGAAATCGAAATGGTTGAGTTATTTGTATTAATTGTATTTCTATTTGAAAGTAAATTAACACTCGAAATATGTGTTCCAACAGATATATTATATAATACATTAGAATAATTACCAGCTCTATCCCAACCTGTTATAGAAATTCTATAATTTCCAGATTGAATATCACTTGATGGTGTAAATGAAAAGTTTCCGCTACTTAAAGGTTGCGATGCTATATCAATATATGTCCC carries:
- a CDS encoding DedA family protein — its product is METIKSFFVAIAEYLSQFGHLGIFIGMTLESACIPIPSEVILPLGGYMVYKGIGSIFSMSLVATLGCYAGSVLAYVVGYYGGRPFILKYGKYFFISKHDFEKAEKFFNKRGEITIFLSRLLPVIRTFISLPAGIARMNFAKFSFYTIIGSFPWSLFFVYLGKKLGDNWKSIGEHLKAFDNIIIVAVLLAIIIFISFKISSKFKKSV
- a CDS encoding uracil-DNA glycosylase produces the protein MKTWEDLINSCNSCTKCSIHSSRTNVVIGDGNINAKLMFIGEAPGEDEDKMGKPFVGKAGKLLELALDSLELNRERDFYICNIIKCRPPNNRVPTENEAQNCLPFLRAQVSLIKPKIIVCLGATAMKYILGKDLKITQDRGRWFKKGDFDIIATYHPAALLRDPNKKEDFYKDLKSVVNLYKQIKED
- a CDS encoding aspartate aminotransferase family protein — encoded protein: MNLESIINLDEQYYMNVFGKRIPIVFEKGKGCYLYDSNNKKYLDFISGIAVNSLGHCHKRLTEAIIDQANKLIHTSSLYYIKNQALLAQKLCNKSIFDKAFFCNSGAEAVEGAIKLIRKYFYSKGQNRYEIITLKNAFHGRTLATVTATGKDKYKKPYEPLPRGFKNIEKDIEIIKNSINENTAAIMIELVQGEGGVNVLDKSFVKDIENICRENNILFVIDEVQTGIGRCGSLFAYELYDISPDIITLAKGLGGGIPIGAVLCKEDVAAFEPGDHGSTFGGNPFATRIALEVLNVIEEEDLLTNVNNIGKLFLEGLKDIKNKITSIVDVRGLGLLIGVEFKSNVKELNLLLAQNGLLASMSGEGNVIRFAPPLIVNEEAINEALNIFENVVRHYENVGGFNK